A window of Populus trichocarpa isolate Nisqually-1 chromosome 17, P.trichocarpa_v4.1, whole genome shotgun sequence genomic DNA:
AATTTTCAGCTGCCTTCTTCCGACAACTAAAGCTAGTTTTGGATTTATGTGTTCATATGTACTACAATACTGTAGATTGGCGTGCTGAGGTTTGTACGTGTTCATATAAACAAGGAAACTCACCTAAAACATCATATTACAGTACCAATTAATACAAACATTGAgcaatttcttaatttcttcgacaagaagataaaaaaccATACACTATTTGTTGGGAGCACTTAATTGCTCGTTATTCTCATATAGCTTATatgatgatgatttgtttatagtATGATAATTAACCACTACTTCTCTCAAAGGTGAAATTATCTCAAGCTCAAGCTGAGTTTGGAGGTCAGAtcacaaattaaacaaaattaatcagGGCATCAGAGACATCATGCTGTTTAATTGCTGATGTTAAGAAGGAAGAAGAGCTGGAAAAAGAAGAGCCAATGAAGCAAGAAGAGTTGGTGGAAGAAGTAGTTGATGCGTCTTCGCTAGCTGCTGGTATAGGACCTTCAAAAGAGCCcaggaagaaggaagaagagctTGTTAAGTTTTACAGGTCCTGTAATCCTCAAATGAGCACATATTATTATGCTACAAGTATGgaggaaaatccaaaaataatatgtGCTCATTTGAAggtcatcaaaataattcaaaaatcataaattttttttaaaaaaagaaaaagttcaaaatttttaaaatctccTATTGAAGCGCCTCCCCCAAACACCACCTTGGACCTCAAAAGACAGGACAGGGTGTCTTGAACAATTTTTCTAAccatttttctctctattttcaaGAAGTCTTCGATGCACGTGGCTAAATGTCTCTTGGACAAAGTCATTGTAGGCCTAAGGCCCAGGCCAGATTTGGTTTTGTCCAGGACCTAGAATTTCATTGATATTGCTTGTGGCCTTATTTCAATGGCCTAGGCCTAGTCTATTAAGAAAATGGATGGGAGTAGAAGAGCGTGCTGTAAAATATAAACCCCTTCTTCCACTTTGAgctaattgaaaaatcaaagaaatgatAGAGAAGCACAAAATAATCCCATTACAGAGAGGCCTATTTTGTGCCCCTTTTCATAAACAAATCCCAGCTCCAATAGCCTATATGTAACAGACACTACATGCCATCAGGCCTTCTCAGCTTCTCGTATGATTTTCTTGAAACCTGCCGATAGAATACTGTTGTCAGCAACAGGAAAGAAGCAAGCAATATTCAGAtgcaaaaacaattactacATACATTTGAGCATACCTTATTGGAGGATGGTGAATAGTTAGGAGAGCCTGTAAGATGAGCTGGAGAATTTGGAACAGATTTTGCTGGCGGGGAAGCATAAAGTGTTGGCCTAATAAATGGTGAGTAAGCATATGGTGGTATTGGTGAAAGCAGTATAGGAGATACTGGACTTTGATGATAGGGAGAAACCGGTGACGCCGTTCCTGCTCCAGGTGATCTTCGCGGAGGAATCATATTGATTGTAATCCTTTTCAAGAAGATAAAGGCAGAGTGGTTAGTGATTTTTAAGAGTAGCTGATAAAGTTTAAGTTgagtgaatatatatatgtagaaaGGAAAGTAGACATTACTTGTTATGAACATCTACATACTCATCAGTTTCATCCAATATTTCTTCCTGCAAAATTATACATGTAAATGTAGACATACTCAAGATGTTAACCAGAAACTGTAACATATGCAGCTAAAACTTTACTGTTATCCACCAAAGTTCGGCGGTCAAACTGATTATTTTCTGAAAGTTATTAGAATTTTACACTGATTTGAAGTTTTCTGAATGTTGTATTCATATCTGAGTTTCCTGATGCGAATCTGAGTAAATGTctaagaaaaagataatttattcaTCACCTGAATCAGTTCCTCCATAACATCTTCCAAGGTTATAACACCAATGACTTCCTCATCTGAAGCTGAAAGAAATTCCAATTCTTCATGTGAAAGATTTCCATGTTGGTGTTCTTGATTCTGCAATTTTGGGTGCAAATTGTCTCTTAGATTCCTGAAATCGATCTGTTTCGGACTCTCAATGTCAGTGCCACTGGAATACACAGATGGTGAGTTCACAGGAATGATGAATTGATCTTTCTGACCAAGTTGGTAGCTTCCTGAAACTACAACCATAAACTTAGAAAGATAGGTTTTTGCTTCAAGTTCATAGAAAATATGTGAAAGGCCATGTAATTCTACCTCTTTTCCCCAACATGGTAGGCTTGTAGTTTGCTTTTTGTGCAGTCTCGTTAGCATCATTCTTACTCTTAACAACAACAGCCATATGGCTATGACCTTTCTGAAATTGATTCATTATATCATAAAGAGGCAAAAGATCAGGAACCCTGCCACAGATTTTGAGGGACAGAGTTAAATTTTGTACAGATTGTGGcatacaaaacatatataaaagcTGCCAAAGTACAGCTAGGAAACTATATACCTTGGAATCCTCCTGATAGTTAGATCTCTTATCGGTGTTTCATCTTCAGGTCGGCACCTGATTAAATTTTTCACCTGTGCACATATTTTAGCTAACTGTTTAGCATGTTCCTTTAAACCCAAAATAGCAATTGCAGCTTCCATCTTCTTACCAAGATCAGACCGATAATATTTGTTGGATTCCCTGTGTAAATCGGTACACGGCTATGGCCTTTCCTTATTATCAACCCCATTGTTTTCCTAAGGAGAAAAATGAATCATGGATAGGATAAGATGTAAATATCAGAAGTAAATTTTACGGCGATACAAGGCGTGCGTGCATACTCGTCAAGTTTACAATTAATATCCAATGAAAACGTTTCTGATATGGGTGTCATAGCATCTTTTGCAGTTTTCTGAGTGAGATCCAAGGCTCCAGTAATGATAGTTGTTTCATCATGCGTCAGCTCTCCACCTTTCCCTGCCTAACAGTTCAAGATTTCGATCACTTTCAGCCCCTGAAATGTCACCAccatagttttttctttctttttgcttgTGAAGTTTGATTCTTTTAGATACACTGACCTCATTTCCATGCATGTCCACCAAAGTCTTCAACTCTGCGCGTCGCAGAAGGGCAGAATGCTTTTCTCCAAGGATCCAATCCAGGAGCTGTCACAAGGAATATTGATCAGAAATCTTTAATAACATgttctaccaaaaaaaaaaaaaagctgagaAACACCTAGCTCTTACCTTACTGATAGGATAAGCTAGAGGAAAGAGGACTATAACAATAAACCTAACGACGATAGACAGTTTCGCACCAATGCTCAGGCCATACCTAGAACAAACTGCTTGAGGGATAATCTGCAGAACAACATGACTTGTTATTCTAGGAAACTGTGGTTGATCCATGTATGCAAGTTCCTCATGATAACCGAAAAACGTATGATTTTACCTCACCAAAGGTAAGTATGAGGGTTACTGATATTAGTATAGCACCCCAAGCAGGAAGAAGCGCGTCAAGGAAGATAGGCAGGGCCTTAATTCAATGCATAAATCAGAATTAATCACATCTAATTGAGATTTTGCAAGATTTGTTATATTTCAAGGCAATACATATACCTCCATAGCCAAAGCATTTCCTATGAGGAGAGTACATAGCAGTAAATGCTGATTTTTCACAATAGGCAGAATCTTCTCTGCCATGATCGATAAAtaacatgtaattaaaaaacactcaGTTAGATGTTTAAGCAGTGAAAGAAAATATAGCACGGTGAGAAAATATTGATATGAACCTGCATTCTTTCGTTCTTGGGGCTGACCAGCCTTGATCAGAACCTCAAGATCAACAACAGTAAGAGACATAAGTCCTAATGTAAGACCAGACATTAGGCCAGCAAAAGACACTAGAGCCATGCATATGATTAGATATGTCCAAAACATGGGCTCACAACATGGCACATCATTTGCTGCCAT
This region includes:
- the LOC18106455 gene encoding DUF21 domain-containing protein At5g52790 isoform X3, giving the protein MAANDVPCCEPMFWTYLIICMALVSFAGLMSGLTLGLMSLTVVDLEVLIKAGQPQERKNAEKILPIVKNQHLLLCTLLIGNALAMEIIPQAVCSRYGLSIGAKLSIVVRFIVIVLFPLAYPISKLLDWILGEKHSALLRRAELKTLVDMHGNEAGKGGELTHDETTIITGALDLTQKTAKDAMTPISETFSLDINCKLDEKTMGLIIRKGHSRVPIYTGNPTNIIGLILVKNLIRCRPEDETPIRDLTIRRIPRVPDLLPLYDIMNQFQKGHSHMAVVVKSKNDANETAQKANYKPTMLGKRVSGSYQLGQKDQFIIPVNSPSVYSSGTDIESPKQIDFRNLRDNLHPKLQNQEHQHGNLSHEELEFLSASDEEVIGVITLEDVMEELIQEEILDETDEYVDVHNKITINMIPPRRSPGAGTASPVSPYHQSPVSPILLSPIPPYAYSPFIRPTLYASPPAKSVPNSPAHLTGSPNYSPSSNKVSRKSYEKLRRPDGM
- the LOC18106455 gene encoding DUF21 domain-containing protein At5g52790 isoform X2 gives rise to the protein MAANDVPCCEPMFWTYLIICMALVSFAGLMSGLTLGLMSLTVVDLEVLIKAGQPQERKNAEKILPIVKNQHLLLCTLLIGNALAMEALPIFLDALLPAWGAILISVTLILTFGEIIPQAVCSRYGLSIGAKLSIVVRFIVIVLFPLAYPISKLLDWILGEKHSALLRRAELKTLVDMHGNEAGKGGELTHDETTIITGALDLTQKTAKDAMTPISETFSLDINCKLDEKTMGLIIRKGHSRVPIYTGNPTNIIGLILVKNLIRCRPEDETPIRDLTIRRIPRVPDLLPLYDIMNQFQKGHSHMAVVVKSKNDANETAQKANYKPTMLGKRGSYQLGQKDQFIIPVNSPSVYSSGTDIESPKQIDFRNLRDNLHPKLQNQEHQHGNLSHEELEFLSASDEEVIGVITLEDVMEELIQEEILDETDEYVDVHNKITINMIPPRRSPGAGTASPVSPYHQSPVSPILLSPIPPYAYSPFIRPTLYASPPAKSVPNSPAHLTGSPNYSPSSNKVSRKSYEKLRRPDGM
- the LOC18106455 gene encoding DUF21 domain-containing protein At5g52790 isoform X1, producing the protein MAANDVPCCEPMFWTYLIICMALVSFAGLMSGLTLGLMSLTVVDLEVLIKAGQPQERKNAEKILPIVKNQHLLLCTLLIGNALAMEALPIFLDALLPAWGAILISVTLILTFGEIIPQAVCSRYGLSIGAKLSIVVRFIVIVLFPLAYPISKLLDWILGEKHSALLRRAELKTLVDMHGNEAGKGGELTHDETTIITGALDLTQKTAKDAMTPISETFSLDINCKLDEKTMGLIIRKGHSRVPIYTGNPTNIIGLILVKNLIRCRPEDETPIRDLTIRRIPRVPDLLPLYDIMNQFQKGHSHMAVVVKSKNDANETAQKANYKPTMLGKRVSGSYQLGQKDQFIIPVNSPSVYSSGTDIESPKQIDFRNLRDNLHPKLQNQEHQHGNLSHEELEFLSASDEEVIGVITLEDVMEELIQEEILDETDEYVDVHNKITINMIPPRRSPGAGTASPVSPYHQSPVSPILLSPIPPYAYSPFIRPTLYASPPAKSVPNSPAHLTGSPNYSPSSNKVSRKSYEKLRRPDGM